GCCCGTGCCGCCACCAACGAGCGCGACGCGCTGATCAATGCGGTCGGGAAGATCGAAGGTCATCTGGCAGTGGTCGGCGTGCAGGATTTCGCCTTTATGGGCGGGTCGATGGGCGTCGCGGTCGGCGCCGCCATCCTCGCCGGGATCGACAAGGCGATCGCGCGCAAGTGCCCTTACGTGTTGTTCACTGCCGCCGGCGGCGCGCGTATGCAGGAAGGGATCCTGTCGTTGATGCAGATGCCGCGCACGACCGTCGCGCTGGCCAAGCTGCGCGAGGCGGGTCTTCCCTATATCGTCGTGCTCACCGACCCGACGACCGGCGGCGTGACGGCAAGCTACGCCATGCTCGGCGACGTGCAGATTGCCGAGCCTGGCGCACTGATCGGATTCGCCGGACAGCGCGTGATCGAACAGACGATCCGCGAGAAATTGCCCGATGGCTTCCAGCGCGCGGAATATCTGCTGGAGCATGGCATGATTGACATGGTCGTCCATCGCCACGCGCTGAAGGATCGTCTTGGCCGCCTGATTAGCTACCTCGCGCCGCGCCAGGAGAAGGGTCGGCGGGCGGCGTGATCCGAGAGGTCGTGCGGGTTACCGATCCGCGACTAGTCGCTTTGCTGGCTAGGCAGGCGACGCAGGCCGCCGACGGCGATCAGCTTGGCCTGCAACGCATCACCGCACTGCTTCAGAAACTGGGCCGGCCTCAGGATCTGTTGCCCCCCGTTTTCCACGTCGCCGGAACCAACGGCAAGGGATCGACCAGCGCCTTTCTGCGCGCGGCGCTGGAGGCGGCCGGGCATCAGGTCCACGCCTTCACCAGCCCGCACCTCGTCCGCTATAATGAGCGCATCCGGCTCGCCGGCCGGCTGATCGACGATGATTTGCTGGCGGCAACGATGAGCCGTGTGCTCGACGCCAATGACGATATCGGCGCCAGCCTGTTCGAAGTGAATACGGCAGCGGCGTTCCTGGCTTTCTCCGAAACGCCAGCCGACGCGTGCATCGTCGAGGTGGGACTCGGAGGGCGCCTCGACGCAACCAACGTCATCGAACGCCCCCTTATGACCGCGATCACCAGCCTTGGGCTCGATCACCAAAGCTTTCTTGGAAATCGGCTGACCGACATTGCCGCGGAAAAGGCCGGCATTGCGAAGCCTGGCGTTCCGCTCGTGACGATGCGTTATCCGACAGCCGTCGGCGCGGTGATCGCGCGCGTCGCGGCGGAAGCCGGTGCGCTAGTGATTCCGCGCGGCACGGGCTGGGATGTCGATTCCTCGAACGACGACATCCGTTACCGCGACAAAATGGGCACGCTGACCCTTCCCCTGCCCCGCCTGCCCGGTCGCCACCAACTGCTCAATGCCGCGCTAGCGGTCGCGATACTGCGGCATCAGGAGCGGCTGGCGGTCCCCGAGTCGGCACTGGTGGCCGCGATGGGCTGGGCACAGTGGCCCGCCCGGCTTCAGCAGCTGAATGACGGCCCGCTCCTCGAGATGTTGCCGCCCGGAAGCGAATTGTGGATCGACGGAGGGCACAATCCGTCGGCATCGCGGATCATCGCGGATCATGCAGCCAGGCAATGGGACGACGGTCTGCCGCTGGTCCTGCTGTTCGCCAGCCTCAAGGCGAAGGATGCCAAAGGCGTGCTTGCGCCGTTCCGCGGCATCGCCAAGGCGGTGCGAACCTTGCCGATCAAAGGCCATGATTGCCGATCGCCCGACGAACTGGTCGCGATTGCGACGGCGTCGGGCCTGCCGGCGACCGCGCACCAGGGACTGGCCGACGCGTTAACCGCGCAGCGCAGCCCGGCCCGTGTCCTCGTATTCGGCTCGCTCTACCTCGCGGGCGAGGCGCTCACCCTCAACGGATCGGCGCCGGATTAGGCTCGGACAACTCGTAGTCCGGATCGGCGGCGCGGGCATCGCCTTCGCCGACCGTACCCGCCGAGCCGATCGAAGAATCGACCAGTCCGGAGCGCATCATCAGCCAGAACAGAATGATGCCGGGGAAGGCGACGACGGTCGTCAGCAGGTAGAAATTCACATAGCCCATCGATTCAACGAGCGAGCCTGCGGTCGTGCCCGTAAGGAACCGCCCGACGATGCTCGCCGCCGCCGAGATCAATGCATATTGCGAGGCGGTGAAGCGCAGGTCGCACAGCGCCGAGAAGTAGGCGATGACGGTGACGCCGCCGATGCCGCTGGCGATATTCTCGAACGCGATCGCGCCCGCCAGACCGGCATTGCTGTGGCCCGCGCCCGCGAGAAGCGCGAAGCTGAAGTTCGACACTGCCATCAGGATCAGGCTGATCAGCACCGACTTCTTCATGCCGAGCCGCGAATACATCACGCCGCCAATGAAGATGCCGATCAGGTACGCCCAGAAACCGAAGCCGACGTCGTAGATCGCGATTTCGTCATTGGTGTAGCCCATGTCGTCGAGCAGGAGGCGAAGCGTAAGCTGGCCAAGCGTGTCGCCGATCTTGTGGAGCAGGATGAACAGCAGGACGAGGAAGGCGCCCTGCCGCTGAAAGAATTCGACGAAGGGGCCGTAGACCGCCTTGACCGCCTCCCCCATGCCGCGCCGTTCCTTCGGCTCACGATGCCGGTTGGGCTCGCCGTAGAGCAAGCCGGTTAGCATCGCCGGGAGCGCGAAGGCCGCGCAGGCGAGATAGGCCAGTTCCCATCCGACACGCGCGGCAAGGACGAGCGCCAGTGCGCCCGCCGCGACTGATCCGATCCGCCAACCGTATTGAATCATGCCTGATCCGACGCCGAGCTGACGCGGTTCCAGGATTTCGATGCGGTAGGCATCGATCACGACGTCGAAGGTGGCACCGGCCACACCTACCAGAACCGCCGCATAAGCGGTGTAAAGCAAGCTGGCCGAAGGATCGACGAACGCAAGATTGGCGACGGCAGCCATGACCGCCACGCCCGTGAGCAGCAACCAGGACACGCGTTGGCCCAGCCGGTGAAGGATCGGAATGCGGACGCCGTCGACGACCCATGCCCAGAGAAATTTCAGATTATAAACGAGGAAGGCGAGGCTGAAGGCGGTGATGCTCTTCTTGTCGAGACCGTCCTGCGACAGACGCGTGGTCAGCGTCGCGCCGATCATCGCGTACGGGAAGCCCGAGGAAACACCCAGGAACAGCGCGGCGAGCGGGGCCTTTTCGAAGTAGGGACGAATGCCGTCCCACCACTTGCCGCGACCCTCGATCTCCGCCGCTACCGTTTCCGCCATCGTGCACTCCCCCACGCTTCTTTCACCCAGCCTAGCAGCGTCCATCGCCGGCGAAAGGGGGATGGTCGCAATTCGGCGACGAAGCCGTTCAGTTCGTCCTTGCAACGAAGACGGTGAAGACGCACCATCTTGATATGGATCAACTGGCCAACATCCTTCGCCCCACCCCCGGCCAACTCGCCCTGGCGGAGGCGCTGGCACGGGGAGAATCGGCGCTGGGATCGGGCATCCAGACGATCCCTGCGACGAGCTACACGGATCCGGCTCGCTTCGAGATGGAGCAACGCGCGATCTTCGAGCGGATGCCGCATTTGCTGGCGCCGTCCGCTCTTCTCCCCCTTGCGAGCACGGCGGTCGCGCACGACGATTACGGCACGCCCCTGATCGTCAGCCGCGATGCCGATGGGCGTGCGCACGTCATGGCCAACGTCTGCCGCCATCGCGGGACCCGGCTGATCGACAGCACCGAGGCGCACGCCGCCAAGCGCATCGTCTGTCCTTATCACGCCTGGGCCTACAAGCCCGACGGCACGCTGACCGGCATGCCGCGGGCGGAATGCTTCCCGGGTTTCGACAAGGGCGAGCATGGCCTGCGCGAATTCGCCAGCATCGAGTCCGGCGGGCTGATCTGGTGGTCTCGCAACGACAATGCCGACTTCCGCGATGTCGAGCGACTGGCACCCGATCTCGACGCGTTCGGGATGAAGGACCTGCACCTCTATCGCCGCAAGACGCATGACGTCACGGCGAACTGGAAGCTGGTCATCGATGCCTTCCTCGAAAGCTATCATGTCCAGCGGCTGCACGCCTCGACCATCGCCAGCTTCTTCGCTGACGGCATCACCGTCGCCGACACGATCGGCCCGCACCAGCGCGCGGCGGTGGGGCGCGAGGCCTATCTGGCCGACATTGACCGCGACGACTGGCGGTCGCTGCGCAAGGCAGTGACCTTCACCTACCAGATCTTTCCGGCATCGGTGGTGATCGTCAGCCCGGATTATATCAACCTGCTGATCGCGATGCCGCAGTCGGTCGGGCGGACGCTGGTGGAGGACGTGATGCTGATCCCCGAAGCGCCGATGACCAACGACGCCGAGGCGCATTGGCAGAAAAGCTGGGACCTGCTCGACGGCGGCACCTTCGGCGGCGAAGACTTCCATGCGGCCGAGCTTTGTCAGCGCGGCCTGATGTCGGGCGAGCTGAAAGAGGTGAAGCTAGGCACGCTGGAAGACGGCATCGCCCGCTTCCACGAGCGCGTCGACGAGGCGCTTCAGCTCGCCTCGAACGCGTAGAGGATCAGCCCCTTGGGCGGGCGGACCTTTTCCCCGGCCAAATGCTGGTCGACGGCCTTCAGCGCCTGACGCAGGGTCCGCTCGTTATACGGCTTGAGCAGGCAGCCGATCGCAAGGTCGGCCGCGTCGTCGGGCGCCATTCCGGTTGCGAACAACACGGGGATGCCGCGCTGCTTGGCCAGCCTGGCAACATCGATCCCACTACGCTCGCCGCTCAGGCGCACGTCCGACAGGATCAAATCGACCTGTTCGCGATCCAGCGTTGCCTCGGCATCGGCATATCTGTCATGGGTCGCGACGACCTCATAACCCGCGTCGCCGATCATATTTTCATTGTCGAACGCGGTCAGCGGTTCGTCTTCGACGATGAGGATGCGCTTGACGACGCGAGTGCGCTTCCCGAACAGCATGTGACCCCCGTAGGAAAAACCAGATGACCTCGCAACGAACGAAGCGCCCGCCGGTGCCGCGCCAGGGACGACGCGATGCACGCGGCGCGCAGCCGCCCCGCGGCCCGAAGCCCGGCCCGGCCCGCGACGACGGGCCTCAGCGCATCGCCAAGCTGCTCGCACGCGCCGGGATCGCCTCGCGCCGCGACATCGAACGGATGATCGAGGAAGGCCGTGTCGCGATCAATGGCGACGTGCTGACGACGCCGGCGACTGTGCTGACCAGCCTCCAAGGCGTGACCGTCGACGGCAAGCCGGTAAGGCCGCCCGCCGCGGCGCGCCTGTTCCGCTTCAACAAGCCCGAGGCGACGCTAACTGCCGCGCGCGACCCCAAGGGACGCCCGACGATCTACGATCGACTTCCCGAGGGCTTGCCGCGCGTCATGCCGGTCGGCCGCCTCGACTTCATGACGGAAGGTCTGCTGCTGCTGACCAACGACGGCGAGCTGAAGCGTCAGCTGGAATTGCCGAGCAGCGGCGTGGTGCGAACCTATCGCGCGCGGGCGTTCGGCGACGTGACGCAGGACCAGCTCGAAGAACTGGCCGAGGGGGTCACGATCGAGGGCGTGCGCTACGGATCGATCAACGCGAACCTCGAGCGGCGGACCGGTCGCAACTGCTGGATCGAGATGGCGCTGACCGAAGGCAAGAACCGCGAAGTCCGCCGCGTGCTCGCGCACCTTGGCCTTCAGGTTTCGCGCCTGATCCGCACCAGTTACGGCCCCTTTACCCTCGAACCGCTGCAGACGGGCGACGTCGACGAGGTGCCGCGCGACCTCCTCAATCGTTTCCGGCAGACGCTAAAATGAGGATCATCGCCGGCGCGTGGCGCGGGCGGCCGCTCGTCGCACCCAAGGGGCAGGATACCCGCCCCACCGCCGATCGCACGCGCGAGACGCTGTTCTCGATGCTCATCAGCCGGGTCGGCGATTTCGAGGGTCTGCGCGTTGCCGACCTGTTTGCCGGAAGCGGCGCGCTTGGCCTTGAGGCGCTATCGCGCGGTGCGGCCGAGGCGACCTTTGTCGAGCAGGACCGCGCGGCGATCAAGGCGATCGAGACAAATCTGGAAAAGCTGGGCGCTTTGACGCGCGGCACGATCCGCGGAGGTTCCGCGCTCGCCTTGCCGAAGTCGGCACC
Above is a genomic segment from Sphingomonas sp. LY29 containing:
- the accD gene encoding acetyl-CoA carboxylase, carboxyltransferase subunit beta translates to MSWLSRVRNGIQSLTKRQSEDNLWHKCRKCSSMVFTKEWADNVYVCPRCDHHDRVGPTIRFDALFDRQKYEVLPSPEVREDPLKFRDTKRYSDRIKSARAATNERDALINAVGKIEGHLAVVGVQDFAFMGGSMGVAVGAAILAGIDKAIARKCPYVLFTAAGGARMQEGILSLMQMPRTTVALAKLREAGLPYIVVLTDPTTGGVTASYAMLGDVQIAEPGALIGFAGQRVIEQTIREKLPDGFQRAEYLLEHGMIDMVVHRHALKDRLGRLISYLAPRQEKGRRAA
- a CDS encoding bifunctional folylpolyglutamate synthase/dihydrofolate synthase, which gives rise to MREVVRVTDPRLVALLARQATQAADGDQLGLQRITALLQKLGRPQDLLPPVFHVAGTNGKGSTSAFLRAALEAAGHQVHAFTSPHLVRYNERIRLAGRLIDDDLLAATMSRVLDANDDIGASLFEVNTAAAFLAFSETPADACIVEVGLGGRLDATNVIERPLMTAITSLGLDHQSFLGNRLTDIAAEKAGIAKPGVPLVTMRYPTAVGAVIARVAAEAGALVIPRGTGWDVDSSNDDIRYRDKMGTLTLPLPRLPGRHQLLNAALAVAILRHQERLAVPESALVAAMGWAQWPARLQQLNDGPLLEMLPPGSELWIDGGHNPSASRIIADHAARQWDDGLPLVLLFASLKAKDAKGVLAPFRGIAKAVRTLPIKGHDCRSPDELVAIATASGLPATAHQGLADALTAQRSPARVLVFGSLYLAGEALTLNGSAPD
- a CDS encoding AmpG family muropeptide MFS transporter, whose amino-acid sequence is MAETVAAEIEGRGKWWDGIRPYFEKAPLAALFLGVSSGFPYAMIGATLTTRLSQDGLDKKSITAFSLAFLVYNLKFLWAWVVDGVRIPILHRLGQRVSWLLLTGVAVMAAVANLAFVDPSASLLYTAYAAVLVGVAGATFDVVIDAYRIEILEPRQLGVGSGMIQYGWRIGSVAAGALALVLAARVGWELAYLACAAFALPAMLTGLLYGEPNRHREPKERRGMGEAVKAVYGPFVEFFQRQGAFLVLLFILLHKIGDTLGQLTLRLLLDDMGYTNDEIAIYDVGFGFWAYLIGIFIGGVMYSRLGMKKSVLISLILMAVSNFSFALLAGAGHSNAGLAGAIAFENIASGIGGVTVIAYFSALCDLRFTASQYALISAAASIVGRFLTGTTAGSLVESMGYVNFYLLTTVVAFPGIILFWLMMRSGLVDSSIGSAGTVGEGDARAADPDYELSEPNPAPIR
- a CDS encoding aromatic ring-hydroxylating oxygenase subunit alpha; this encodes MDQLANILRPTPGQLALAEALARGESALGSGIQTIPATSYTDPARFEMEQRAIFERMPHLLAPSALLPLASTAVAHDDYGTPLIVSRDADGRAHVMANVCRHRGTRLIDSTEAHAAKRIVCPYHAWAYKPDGTLTGMPRAECFPGFDKGEHGLREFASIESGGLIWWSRNDNADFRDVERLAPDLDAFGMKDLHLYRRKTHDVTANWKLVIDAFLESYHVQRLHASTIASFFADGITVADTIGPHQRAAVGREAYLADIDRDDWRSLRKAVTFTYQIFPASVVIVSPDYINLLIAMPQSVGRTLVEDVMLIPEAPMTNDAEAHWQKSWDLLDGGTFGGEDFHAAELCQRGLMSGELKEVKLGTLEDGIARFHERVDEALQLASNA
- a CDS encoding response regulator, with the protein product MLFGKRTRVVKRILIVEDEPLTAFDNENMIGDAGYEVVATHDRYADAEATLDREQVDLILSDVRLSGERSGIDVARLAKQRGIPVLFATGMAPDDAADLAIGCLLKPYNERTLRQALKAVDQHLAGEKVRPPKGLILYAFEAS
- a CDS encoding pseudouridine synthase; its protein translation is MTSQRTKRPPVPRQGRRDARGAQPPRGPKPGPARDDGPQRIAKLLARAGIASRRDIERMIEEGRVAINGDVLTTPATVLTSLQGVTVDGKPVRPPAAARLFRFNKPEATLTAARDPKGRPTIYDRLPEGLPRVMPVGRLDFMTEGLLLLTNDGELKRQLELPSSGVVRTYRARAFGDVTQDQLEELAEGVTIEGVRYGSINANLERRTGRNCWIEMALTEGKNREVRRVLAHLGLQVSRLIRTSYGPFTLEPLQTGDVDEVPRDLLNRFRQTLK
- the rsmD gene encoding 16S rRNA (guanine(966)-N(2))-methyltransferase RsmD, producing MRIIAGAWRGRPLVAPKGQDTRPTADRTRETLFSMLISRVGDFEGLRVADLFAGSGALGLEALSRGAAEATFVEQDRAAIKAIETNLEKLGALTRGTIRGGSALALPKSAPFDLILADPPYADGSGTAAATAIAKAQWVAPGGWVAIETERKQVVEAPEGWRLDAERDVGRARITLFQAS